In the Alistipes provencensis genome, CGCGCCCGCTATCACGATTTTCATAGGTACAACATTATTGGTTTGCGCGCCGTACACCCGGTTCGGAATGTTCGGGCAACATTTTTGCAATTTATCTTACAAATGTATACATTTGTCCCCGAAACCCCAAATTTCGGACACTAAAAAACAGAATCCCATGCCAACCTGGTTAATCGTCATACTGTGTGCCGTCGCGGCCGTCGGGCTGTTCGTCGTCGGCATGTCGCTGACCCTGATGATCAAGGGCCACCACATCGACTCCGAGATATCGACCAACAAGAACATGCAGCGGCTGGGCATCAAATGCGCCGTGCACGAGACCCGCGAGGCGGACGGCAGCGCCGACTGCTCCGACGGCCAGCCCGCAGGCTGCTCGGGCAACTGTGGAGCGTGCGACATCGAAGCCCATGGGGCGGAGAAATAACGCCCGGTCAAAAACAGGAGAGGAGCCACGACGGGCTCCTCTTTTTTTACAGCTTGCAGAATTTCGAGCGGCAGACGAACCACGGATTGCGGAGGTCCGACTCGTTGTAGAGCAGCTCCCCGCCGCCGGGCAGCGTGCGCGTGCTTCCGCCGGCCTCGGAGAGGATCAGCTCCCCCGCCGCGGTGTCCCACTCGTAGGTGTGCGTCGTGCGGACGTAGTAATCGACCCGGCCCTCGGCCAGCAGGCAGAATTTGTAGGAACTACCCTGCTCCACGACCTCCAGATCGGGATGCGTTTCGCGCAGGCGGGCGATGTGCTCGTGGGTCTCGGGGGTCTGGTGCGAACGCGACACGGCCACGACGGGGTGTTCGCGGTTCGCCTCCGAAGCGAGCGGCAGGGCCGTCCAGCCCTGCACGATATCGTCGTAGGTGTAGGATGCGGCAGCGTCGGGGGCGATGTGTTCCTTGAGGAAAGCGCCTCCGCCGCGCCCCGCGACGTACATCTTTTCGAAATAGGGTACATAAATAACCGCCCCCATGCAGACGTTGTTCTCCATCAGGGCGATGTTCACCGTAAATTCGTTGTTGCCTTTGATAAATTCGACCGTGCCGTCCAGCGGATCGACCAGCCAGTAAAGCTCCCAGTTGCGGCGCTCCTCGTAGCGCATCTCCCGACCCTCCTCCGAAAGGATCGGGATGCGTGTGATGCCGAGG is a window encoding:
- a CDS encoding 3'(2'),5'-bisphosphate nucleotidase CysQ family protein, producing MINDKVRMYLLPPLFNAAVRAGASIMNVYKNLDDYDISLKEDKSPITAADRVAHRTIREYLGITRIPILSEEGREMRYEERRNWELYWLVDPLDGTVEFIKGNNEFTVNIALMENNVCMGAVIYVPYFEKMYVAGRGGGAFLKEHIAPDAAASYTYDDIVQGWTALPLASEANREHPVVAVSRSHQTPETHEHIARLRETHPDLEVVEQGSSYKFCLLAEGRVDYYVRTTHTYEWDTAAGELILSEAGGSTRTLPGGGELLYNESDLRNPWFVCRSKFCKL